In one Corythoichthys intestinalis isolate RoL2023-P3 chromosome 16, ASM3026506v1, whole genome shotgun sequence genomic region, the following are encoded:
- the traf7 gene encoding E3 ubiquitin-protein ligase TRAF7 isoform X1, with protein MEASFGPTFAAVAAGAKAETSSTYKQHRRTPSSSSTLTYSPRDDDDGMPPIGTPRRSDSAISVRSLHSESNMSLRSTFSLHEEEDDMEPQVFAEQPSVKLCCQLCCNVFKDPVITTCGHTFCRRCALTSDKCPVDAAKLTVVVNNIAVAEQIGELFIHCKYGCRATVTGAGAGGASNATAAGKPGAHEVDPVGCPFTIKLSARKEHETSCDYRPVRCPNNPSCPPLLTMNLEAHLKECEHIKCPHSKYGCTFIGNQDTYETHLEMCKFEGLKEFLQQTDDRFHEMQLTLAQKDQDIAFLRSMLGKLSEKLDQLEKNLELKFDMLDENQSKLGEDLMEFRRDASMLNDELSHINARLNMGILGSYDPQQIFKCKGTFVGHQGPVWCLCVYSTGDLLFSGSSDKTIKVWDTCTTYKCQKTLEGHDGIVLALCIQGNRLYSGSADCTIIVWDIQTLQKVNTIRAHDNPVCTLVSSHNMLFSGSLKAIKVWDIVGTELKLKKELTGLNHWVRALVASQNHLYSGSYQTIKIWDIRSLECVHVLQTSGGSVYSIAVTNHHIVCGTYENLIHVWDIESKEQVRTLTGHVGTVYALAVISTPDQTKVFSASYDRSLRVWSMDNMICTQTLLRHQGSVTALAVSRGRLFSGAVDSTVKVWTC; from the exons ATGGAGGCTTCATTCGGGCCAACCTTCGCAGCTGTGGCTGCTGGAGCTAAAG CAGAAACATCCAGCACTTACAAACAACATAGGAGAACCCCCTCATCCTCTAGCACCTTGACCTACTCCCCTCGGGACGACGACGATGGAATG CCACCTATTGGAACTCCACGAAGGTCAGATTCAGCCATCTCAGTGCGATCTCTCCATTCGGAGTCCAACATGTCCCTTCGTTCCACTTTCTCGCTGCACGAAGAGGAGGACGACATG GAGCCCCAGGTATTTGCAGAACAGCCGTCAGTAAAACTGTGCTGCCAGTTGTGCTGCAATGTTTTCAAGGACCCGGTTATCACCACTTGTGGA CACACTTTCTGCAGACGATGTGCCTTGACCTCAG ACAAGTGTCCAGTGGATGCAGCGAAGCTGACAGTTGTAGTGAACAACATTGCGGTTGCTGAGCAGATTGGagagcttttcatacactgtaaATACGGCTGCAGGGCCACTGTCACTGGTGCAGGTGCTGGCGGGGCCTCCAACGCCACTGCGGCGGGGAAGCCCGGGGCACATGAGGTGGACCCAGTGGGTTGCCCGTTCACTATCAAACTATCTGCACGCAA AGAACACGAAACCAGTTGTGACTACAGGCCTGTCCGGTGCCCTAACAACCCCTCCTGCCCCCCGCTGCTCACAATGAACCTGGAGGCGCACCTCAAAGAATGCGAACACATCAAATGTCCTCACTCAAAATATGG GTGTACTTTTATTGGTAACCAGGATACATATGAAACACACCTGGAAATGTGTAAATTTGAAGGGCTGAAGGAGTTTCTGCAGCAGACTGATGACAG ATTCCATGAAATGCAGCTGACTTTAGCTCAGAAGGACCAAGACATTGCTTTCCTCCGCTCAATGTTGGGCAAACTCTCTGAGAAATTAGATCAGCTAGAAAAAAACCTGGAGCTCAAATTCG ACATGCTAGATGAGAATCAGAGTAAACTGGGTGAGGACCTTATGGAATTTCGCAGGGACGCCTCTATGCTCAAT GATGAACTGTCCCACATAAATGCTAGACTCAACATGGGCATCCTGGGCT CATACGATCCTCAGCAGATTTTCAAGTGTAAAGGGACATTCGTTGGTCATCAGGGACCTGTTTGGTGTCTGTGTGTCTACTCCACTGGAGACCTGCTCTTTTCTGGCTCATCAGACAAGACTATCAAG GTATGGGACACGTGCACTACCTACAAATGTCAAAAAACCCTGGAAGGACACGACGGCATCGTGCTGGCGCTCTGCATCCAGGG AAACCGTCTCTACAGCGGCTCTGCAGACTGCACCATCATC GTGTGGGACATCCAGACTCTTCAAAAAGTCAACACCATTCGTGCCCATGACAACCCCGTTTGTACACTGGTTTCATCCCACAACATGTTATTCAGTGGCTCTCTCAAGGCAATTAAG GTCTGGGATATTGTGGGGACTGAGTTGAAGCTGAAGAAAGAGTTAACCGGGCTGAATCACTGGGTCAGAGCACTGGTGGCGTCCCAGAACCACCTGTACAGCGGATCATATCAGACCATCAAG ATTTGGGACATCCGTTCCTTAGAATGCGTTCACGTGTTGCAGACAAGCGGGGGTAGTGTCTACTCTATCGCCGTCACCAATCATCACATTGTTTGTGGCACCTATGAAAATCTCATTCAT GTTTGGGACATTGAGTCCAAAGAGCAAGTGCGCACACTGACCGGTCACGTGGGGACCGTTTATGCTCTTGCCGTCATCTCCACACCTGACCAGACCAAAGTGTTCAGTGCCTCCTATGACCGTTCTCTCAGG GTGTGGAGCATGGACAACATGATCTGCACCCAGACCCTGCTCAGACATCAGGGCAGCGTCACAGCTCTGGCTGTGTCCCGAGGTCGCCTATTCTCTGGAGCGGTGGACAGCACAGTGAAG
- the traf7 gene encoding E3 ubiquitin-protein ligase TRAF7 isoform X2, with protein sequence MEASFGPTFAAVAAGAKETSSTYKQHRRTPSSSSTLTYSPRDDDDGMPPIGTPRRSDSAISVRSLHSESNMSLRSTFSLHEEEDDMEPQVFAEQPSVKLCCQLCCNVFKDPVITTCGHTFCRRCALTSDKCPVDAAKLTVVVNNIAVAEQIGELFIHCKYGCRATVTGAGAGGASNATAAGKPGAHEVDPVGCPFTIKLSARKEHETSCDYRPVRCPNNPSCPPLLTMNLEAHLKECEHIKCPHSKYGCTFIGNQDTYETHLEMCKFEGLKEFLQQTDDRFHEMQLTLAQKDQDIAFLRSMLGKLSEKLDQLEKNLELKFDMLDENQSKLGEDLMEFRRDASMLNDELSHINARLNMGILGSYDPQQIFKCKGTFVGHQGPVWCLCVYSTGDLLFSGSSDKTIKVWDTCTTYKCQKTLEGHDGIVLALCIQGNRLYSGSADCTIIVWDIQTLQKVNTIRAHDNPVCTLVSSHNMLFSGSLKAIKVWDIVGTELKLKKELTGLNHWVRALVASQNHLYSGSYQTIKIWDIRSLECVHVLQTSGGSVYSIAVTNHHIVCGTYENLIHVWDIESKEQVRTLTGHVGTVYALAVISTPDQTKVFSASYDRSLRVWSMDNMICTQTLLRHQGSVTALAVSRGRLFSGAVDSTVKVWTC encoded by the exons ATGGAGGCTTCATTCGGGCCAACCTTCGCAGCTGTGGCTGCTGGAGCTAAAG AAACATCCAGCACTTACAAACAACATAGGAGAACCCCCTCATCCTCTAGCACCTTGACCTACTCCCCTCGGGACGACGACGATGGAATG CCACCTATTGGAACTCCACGAAGGTCAGATTCAGCCATCTCAGTGCGATCTCTCCATTCGGAGTCCAACATGTCCCTTCGTTCCACTTTCTCGCTGCACGAAGAGGAGGACGACATG GAGCCCCAGGTATTTGCAGAACAGCCGTCAGTAAAACTGTGCTGCCAGTTGTGCTGCAATGTTTTCAAGGACCCGGTTATCACCACTTGTGGA CACACTTTCTGCAGACGATGTGCCTTGACCTCAG ACAAGTGTCCAGTGGATGCAGCGAAGCTGACAGTTGTAGTGAACAACATTGCGGTTGCTGAGCAGATTGGagagcttttcatacactgtaaATACGGCTGCAGGGCCACTGTCACTGGTGCAGGTGCTGGCGGGGCCTCCAACGCCACTGCGGCGGGGAAGCCCGGGGCACATGAGGTGGACCCAGTGGGTTGCCCGTTCACTATCAAACTATCTGCACGCAA AGAACACGAAACCAGTTGTGACTACAGGCCTGTCCGGTGCCCTAACAACCCCTCCTGCCCCCCGCTGCTCACAATGAACCTGGAGGCGCACCTCAAAGAATGCGAACACATCAAATGTCCTCACTCAAAATATGG GTGTACTTTTATTGGTAACCAGGATACATATGAAACACACCTGGAAATGTGTAAATTTGAAGGGCTGAAGGAGTTTCTGCAGCAGACTGATGACAG ATTCCATGAAATGCAGCTGACTTTAGCTCAGAAGGACCAAGACATTGCTTTCCTCCGCTCAATGTTGGGCAAACTCTCTGAGAAATTAGATCAGCTAGAAAAAAACCTGGAGCTCAAATTCG ACATGCTAGATGAGAATCAGAGTAAACTGGGTGAGGACCTTATGGAATTTCGCAGGGACGCCTCTATGCTCAAT GATGAACTGTCCCACATAAATGCTAGACTCAACATGGGCATCCTGGGCT CATACGATCCTCAGCAGATTTTCAAGTGTAAAGGGACATTCGTTGGTCATCAGGGACCTGTTTGGTGTCTGTGTGTCTACTCCACTGGAGACCTGCTCTTTTCTGGCTCATCAGACAAGACTATCAAG GTATGGGACACGTGCACTACCTACAAATGTCAAAAAACCCTGGAAGGACACGACGGCATCGTGCTGGCGCTCTGCATCCAGGG AAACCGTCTCTACAGCGGCTCTGCAGACTGCACCATCATC GTGTGGGACATCCAGACTCTTCAAAAAGTCAACACCATTCGTGCCCATGACAACCCCGTTTGTACACTGGTTTCATCCCACAACATGTTATTCAGTGGCTCTCTCAAGGCAATTAAG GTCTGGGATATTGTGGGGACTGAGTTGAAGCTGAAGAAAGAGTTAACCGGGCTGAATCACTGGGTCAGAGCACTGGTGGCGTCCCAGAACCACCTGTACAGCGGATCATATCAGACCATCAAG ATTTGGGACATCCGTTCCTTAGAATGCGTTCACGTGTTGCAGACAAGCGGGGGTAGTGTCTACTCTATCGCCGTCACCAATCATCACATTGTTTGTGGCACCTATGAAAATCTCATTCAT GTTTGGGACATTGAGTCCAAAGAGCAAGTGCGCACACTGACCGGTCACGTGGGGACCGTTTATGCTCTTGCCGTCATCTCCACACCTGACCAGACCAAAGTGTTCAGTGCCTCCTATGACCGTTCTCTCAGG GTGTGGAGCATGGACAACATGATCTGCACCCAGACCCTGCTCAGACATCAGGGCAGCGTCACAGCTCTGGCTGTGTCCCGAGGTCGCCTATTCTCTGGAGCGGTGGACAGCACAGTGAAG